From the Insulibacter thermoxylanivorax genome, the window GACCAAGCGCCCCTCATCGCACCTCACCGCCGTCCCGCACGCCTTGAGGTCTAGCGCGCATAGTAGTCCTCCACGTTCTCCCGCGTGACGACGGTTACTCCCGTATCCACGTTCGGCGGCAGCAGACGCTGATTCCCCCCGTCGCTTGTCTGGGGCTGAACAAGGCCGTGGTGGAGATGGAAGAGGAATTGCAGGGACCAGTACCCCATATTCCAAGTTCCCTGGGCCAGTGTCGCCGATATAACCCCTTCCTGGATCATATCCAAGGTCCCCTTATCCGTATCGAAGCTGATGATCTTCACGTCACCCACGCGCCCGCGTTCGATGACCGCTTCCGCGACGCCGACTCCTCCCACCGCCTCGGTGATAAAGATGCCGCGCAGGTCTGGATAGTTATCCATTGCCTCCTGCGCCATCTGCCGGGATACGACAACATCGCCCTTGCCGTCCTTCACGGCCACGATCCTCATGCGGGAATATTCCATGCGGATCGTATCCTCGAAGCCCTTCACCCGCTCTTGGTGGTTCAGTTGATTCGGCAGCGTGATAATCGCCACCT encodes:
- a CDS encoding substrate-binding domain-containing protein, giving the protein MKKLVLLYGLFVLIFLVIVAVYFRPTYLDSWDEVDKGLKGEPGEEYVMVTFQAGIDYWRPVLKGFEDAAEALNVSVDYRGSTQYDVHEQMTVLEQVIARKPAGIALTAMDPEALNVSINKAVDAGIPIVLFDSGADGSKAYSFLGTNNYNAGVTAAHEFAKLLDGEGQVAIITLPNQLNHQERVKGFEDTIRMEYSRMRIVAVKDGKGDVVVSRQMAQEAMDNYPDLRGIFITEAVGGVGVAEAVIERGRVGDVKIISFDTDKGTLDMIQEGVISATLAQGTWNMGYWSLQFLFHLHHGLVQPQTSDGGNQRLLPPNVDTGVTVVTRENVEDYYAR